One window of the Peromyscus maniculatus bairdii isolate BWxNUB_F1_BW_parent chromosome 18, HU_Pman_BW_mat_3.1, whole genome shotgun sequence genome contains the following:
- the LOC121824959 gene encoding disks large homolog 5-like: MMTNERNELLELLALYNNNELNNRLKSELEMLKTQHKKMSDIKKFSKEICEASYKCKELNEQTNSYRTLYSQLLSEWTRLMEKVSMLKEDNRKLHGEQILLQESCEEARRHCEEAHEKIYDLWTKQQQHLLRSLIRLEEARDTLEGMTFYTPGSRRPQKMPPLFSFELNSEANINLPSGDPATISSTAVGSLSPEESLYQK, encoded by the exons atgatgaccaatgagaggaatgaactgctggaactcctggccctttataacaacaatgagttgaacaacag gctgaaatctgagctggagatgctgaaaacacagcataagaagATGTCAGATATAAAGAAATTCTCCAAGGAGATTTGTGAGGCTTCGTACAAGTGCAAGGAGCTGAATGAGCAGACCAACTCCTACCG caccctctacagtcagctccTGAGTGAATGGACTCGGCTGATGGAAAAAGTGAGCATGTTGAAAGAGGACAACAGAAAGCTGCatggggagcagattttactacaagagtcctgtgaggaggccaggaggcactgtgaggaggcccatgagaagatctatgacctctggacaaagcagcagcag CACCTGTTAAGAAGCCTGataaggctggaagaagccagagacacccttgaaggcatgacattctacactccgGGTTCAAGGCgtcctcagaaaatgccacctcttttcagctttgaactcaatagtgaggcaaatatcaacctaccatcaggcgATCCAGCCACAATATCATCCACAGCTGTTGGCTCACTATCCCCAGAGGAAAGTTTGTATCAGAAATAA